Proteins encoded in a region of the Vicia villosa cultivar HV-30 ecotype Madison, WI linkage group LG5, Vvil1.0, whole genome shotgun sequence genome:
- the LOC131602011 gene encoding UDP-glucose iridoid glucosyltransferase-like, with protein MIHKPLTKRLMENQIRLHLVLIPPPLKGHITPMLQLATILHSKGFFITIAHTHFNSPNPSNHPNFNFLPFFDGLSNTQITSKNFIDIASSLNTNCVTPLKETLVHHMAKLEKHGEKIACIIYDGFFHFIDSLAKELKLPSIVFRTTSATNILTYHVCAHLQTKGYLPLQDSKPSDLVPELDMLRFKDLPIFNLLNPHDFLHGISKTLSITPLAVIFNTVETLEDSSLNHLQHLYNVNIFPIGPLHMISNESNNISILPENDRCISWLNNKPRKSVLYVSLGSIASWEEKELTEMACGLSNSQQNFLWVIRPETVKNVSEWLESLSEDVKVSVAERGCIVKWAPQSEVLAHEAVGGFWSHCGWNSTLESLCEGVPIICQPYFGDQRVNARLLSHVWKVGLEWCNVMKRDEIEKVVRRLMVNQEGEELRKRAFELKHEIRLALNGSSCDALNGLVKCILSVNV; from the exons ATGATCCACAAACCTCTTACCAAAAGATTGATGGAAAACCAAATTAGGCTCCATTTGGTTCTAATACCACCTCCATTAAAAGGCCACATAACTCCTATGCTTCAACTAGCCACAATCCTTCATTCAAAAGGCTTCTTCATCACCATAGCACACACCCATTTCAACTCACCTAATCCTTCTAATCACCCTAATTTCAATTTTCTACCTTTCTTTGATGGTTTATCCAATACCCAAATCACTTCCAAGAATTTCATAGATATTGCTTCATCTCTAAATACCAATTGTGTAACTCCACTTAAGGAGACATTAGTTCATCATATGGCCAAATTAGAAAAGCATGGTGAAAAGATTGCTTGTATCATCTATGATGGATTTTTTCACTTCATTGATTCTTTGGCCAAGGAATTAAAGCTACCAAGCATAGTCTTCCGAACCACAAGTGCTACTAATATACTCACTTATCATGTTTGTGCTCATCTTCAAACCAAAGGTTACCTTCCCTTGCAAG ATTCCAAGCCATCGGATTTGGTACCAGAACTAGACATGTTGCGATTCAAAGATTTACCtatattcaatttattaaatCCACATGATTTTCTACATGGCATATCTAAAACACTTTCAATAACACCTTTAGCTGTTATTTTCAACACTGTGGAAACCTTAGAAGATTCATCTCTAAACCATCTTCAACATCTATACAATGTTAATATCTTCCCCATAGGCCCTCTACACATGATTTCCAATGAGTCCAATAATATTAGCATTCTGCCAGAAAATGATAGATGTATATCTTGGCTAAACAACAAACCAAGAAAATCTGTGTTATATGTAAGTTTGGGAAGCATTGCTAGTTGGGAAGAGAAAGAACTAACTGAAATGGCTTGCGGATTAAGTAACAGCCAGCAAAATTTCCTTTGGGTTATTCGACCCGAGACAGTAAAAAATGTTTCGGAATGGTTAGAATCGTTGTCGGAAGATGTTAAAGTAAGTGTAGCAGAGAGAGGTTGTATTGTGAAATGGGCACCTCAAAGTGAGGTTTTGGCACATGAAGCTGTTGGAGGTTTTTGGAGTCATTGTGGTTGGAACTCAACATTGGAGAGTTTGTGTGAAGGAGTACCAATTATTTGTCAGCCTTATTTTGGAGACCAGAGAGTAAATGCTAGATTGTTGAGTCATGTTTGGAAGGTGGGTTTGGAATGGTGTAATGTGATGAAAAGAGATGAGATTGAAAAAGTGGTTAGAAGACTTATGGTGAATCAAGAAGGGGAGGAATTGAGGAAAAGAGCATTTGAGTTGAAGCATGAGATTAGGTTGGCTTTAAATGGTTCTTCATGTGATGCATTAAATGGGTTGGTAAAGTGTATTCTATCGGTGAATGTTTGA
- the LOC131605173 gene encoding UDP-glycosyltransferase 76E1-like, with the protein MENLNGPHLVLIPPPFHGHMTPMLQLATVLHSKGFFITIAHTHFNSPNPSNHPNFNFLPFFDGLSNTQITSKNFIDIASTLSTNCVSPLKETLIHHMAKLKKHDEKIACIIYDGFFHFIDSLAKELKLPSIIFRTTSATNFLTYHVCAHLQNKGYLPLQDSKSLDLVPELELLRFKDLPIFNLTNPHDFIHIISKTLSITPLAVIFNTVEGLEDSSLIQLQQQYNVNLFPIGPLHMIANKSNNISILPESDHCISWLNNKPRKSVLYVSLGSIASWEEKELTEMACGLANSGQNFLWVIRPETVSDVSEWLASLSEDVKLGVTERGCIVKWAPQQEVLAHEAVGGFWSHCGWNSTLESLCEGVPIICHPYFGDQRVNARLLSHVWKVGLNWCNVMERDEIEKMVRRLMVNQEGEELTKRATELKQEIRLAMNGSSSDALNGLVKCILSLN; encoded by the exons ATGGAAAATCTAAATGGACCCCATTTGGTTCTAATACCCCCACCATTCCATGGCCACATGACTCCTATGCTTCAACTAGCCACAGTCCTTCATTCAAAAGGCTTCTTCATCACCATAGCACACACCCATTTCAACTCACCTAATCCTTCTAATCACCCTAATTTCAATTTTCTACCCTTCTTTGATGGTTTATCCAATACCCAAATCACATCTAAGAATTTTATAGATATCGCTTCAACTCTAAGTACCAATTGTGTATCTCCACTTAAGGAGACATTAATTCATCATATGGCCAAATTAAAAAAGCATGATGAAAAGATTGCTTGTATCATCTATGATGGATTTTTTCATTTCATCGATTCTTTGGCCAAGGAGTTAAAGCTACCAAGTATTATCTTTCGAACCACTAGTGCTACTAATTTTCTCACTTATCATGTGTGTGCTCACCTACAAAACAAAGGGTACCTTCCCTTGCAAG ATTCCAAGTCATTGGATTTGGTACCAGAACTGGAGCTGCTGCGATTCAAAGATCTACCTATTTTCAATTTAACAAATCCACATGATTTTATACATATCATATCTAAAACACTTTCAATAACACCATTAGCTGTTATTTTCAACACTGTGGAAGGCTTAGAAGACTCGTCACTAATTCAACTCCAGCAACAATACAATGTTAATCTCTTCCCCATAGGTCCTCTACACATGATTGCCAATAAGTCCAATAATATTAGCATTCTGCCAGAAAGTGATCACTGTATATCTTGGCTAAACAACAAACCAAGAAAATCAGTGTTATATGTAAGCTTGGGAAGCATTGCTAGTTGGGAGGAGAAAGAGCTAACTGAAATGGCTTGCGGATTAGCGAACAGCGGGCAAAATTTCCTTTGGGTTATTCGACCGGAGACTGTCAGCGATGTTTCGGAATGGTTAGCATCGTTGTCGGAAGATGTTAAATTAGGTGTAACAGAGAGGGGTTGTATTGTGAAATGGGCACCTCAACAAGAGGTTTTGGCACATGAAGCTGTTGGAGGTTTTTGGAGTCACTGTGGTTGGAACTCAACATTGGAGAGTTTGTGTGAAGGAGTACCAATTATTTGTCATCCTTATTTTGGAGATCAGAGGGTAAATGCTAGATTGCTAAGCCATGTTTGGAAGGTAGGTTTGAATTGGTGTAATGTCATGGAAAGAGATGAGATTGAAAAAATGGTTAGAAGACTTATGGTGAATCAAGAAGGGGAAGAATTGACGAAAAGAGCAACTGAATTGAAGCAAGAGATTAGATTGGCTATGAACGGTTCTTCCAGTGATGCATTAAATGGGTTGGTAAAATGCATCTTATCATTAAATTAA
- the LOC131607055 gene encoding 17.5 kDa class I heat shock protein-like, with translation MSIVPINEGQGNASNSNSNSSLNLWDPNSMLQWDPFMDFHLPLSSPFSNFFPDFGFGSSVNTRLDWKETPRAHIWKIVLPGFTNEDVLVELQDERMLQVSVESGNFMSRFKIPDDGNLHQLKANMINGVLVVTVPKLEQSVGSGAGRNIRVVEIEGTD, from the coding sequence ATGTCGATAGTACCCATCAACGAAGGCCAAGGAAACGCTTCCAACTCCAACTCCAACTCCTCTCTGAACTTATGGGATCCAAATTCCATGTTACAGTGGGACCCTTTCATGGATTTTCACCTCCCACTCTCTTCTCCCTTTTCCAATTTCTTCCCTGACTTCGGCTTCGGATCATCCGTAAACACCCGTCTGGATTGGAAAGAAACACCCAGAGCTCACATATGGAAGATCGTGCTTCCTGGTTTCACCAACGAAGACGTGCTGGTCGAGCTCCAAGACGAGAGGATGCTTCAGGTTAGTGTTGAGAGTGGGAATTTCATGAGCAGGTTCAAGATTCCTGATGATGGTAACCTTCATCAGCTTAAAGCTAATATGATTAATGGCGTTCTTGTTGTCACTGTTCCTAAACTTGAACAATCCGTTGGTTCTGGAGCAGGCAGGAACATTAGAGTCGTTGAAATTGAAGGCACCgactaa